In Haematobia irritans isolate KBUSLIRL chromosome 1, ASM5000362v1, whole genome shotgun sequence, a genomic segment contains:
- the LOC142219659 gene encoding uncharacterized protein LOC142219659 codes for MKFLICILFLVSLFHHGFCGVASGFFSDPGHPGKCVYKGLILSPGEEGKPKGECLKFKCGGTNGYGTIYTCGSEAPMPNCKFGDFINVDAPYTDCCKRHQICDEDN; via the exons ATGAAATTCcttatttgcattttatttttggtttctttatttCATCACGGATTTTGTGGTGTAGCTTCAGGATTTTTCTCAGATCCAG GGCATCCCGGAAAATGTGTTTATAAAGGATTAATTTTATCGCCCGGAGAGGAGGGTAAACCTAAAGGAGAATGTCTTAAATTCAAATGTGGAGGAACTAATGGCTATGGAACGATATATAC CTGTGGTTCTGAGGCCCCAATGCCAAATTGCAAATTTGGAGATTTTATTAACGTGGATGCTCCATACACCGATTGTTGCAAGAGACACCAAATATGTGACGAAGATAATTGA